One genomic segment of Bradyrhizobium diazoefficiens includes these proteins:
- the soxA gene encoding sulfur oxidation c-type cytochrome SoxA, whose protein sequence is MKARSALLLGSLSAALVAFALSSPRVIAADKVDPVADAKAFQNFFFQRFPTVKHEDFVNGPYSMNADMKRQWQEKEEFPPYEFALDAGKEMFSTPFRNGKTYADCFPNGGIGIRQNYPYFDTGEGKVVTLELALNRCREANGEAPYSYVKDEMASLTAYMAYTSRGKPMDIKIPDDPRALEAFENGKRYFYTRRGQLNFSCASCHVQSPGERIRAEILAPALGILNAMPIYRSEWSGMGTISRRFVTCNSQTRAVPLEPQSDEYRDVEYFLSYVANGLPISGPGARP, encoded by the coding sequence ATGAAGGCCCGCTCCGCCCTCCTGCTTGGCTCGCTCAGCGCCGCGCTGGTCGCGTTCGCGCTGAGCTCGCCGCGCGTGATCGCGGCGGACAAGGTCGATCCGGTGGCTGACGCCAAGGCGTTCCAGAACTTTTTCTTCCAGAGGTTTCCGACGGTAAAGCACGAGGACTTCGTCAACGGTCCGTATTCCATGAACGCGGATATGAAGCGGCAGTGGCAGGAGAAGGAGGAATTCCCGCCCTACGAGTTCGCGCTCGATGCCGGCAAGGAGATGTTTTCGACGCCGTTCAGGAACGGCAAGACCTATGCCGACTGCTTCCCGAACGGCGGCATCGGCATCCGCCAGAACTATCCCTATTTCGACACTGGGGAGGGCAAGGTCGTCACGCTGGAGCTCGCGCTCAACCGCTGCCGCGAGGCCAATGGCGAAGCGCCCTACTCCTATGTCAAGGACGAGATGGCCTCGCTGACGGCGTACATGGCCTACACCTCGCGCGGCAAGCCGATGGACATCAAGATTCCCGATGATCCGCGCGCGTTAGAGGCCTTCGAGAATGGCAAGCGCTATTTCTACACCCGCCGCGGCCAGTTGAACTTCTCCTGCGCCAGCTGCCACGTACAGAGCCCGGGCGAGCGCATCCGCGCCGAGATCCTGGCGCCGGCGCTCGGCATCTTGAACGCGATGCCGATCTACCGCTCCGAATGGAGCGGCATGGGCACGATCAGCCGCCGCTTCGTCACCTGCAACAGCCAGACCCGCGCGGTTCCGCTGGAGCCGCAATCGGACGAATATCGTGACGTCGAATATTTCCTGTCGTACGTCGCCAACGGCCTGCCGATTTCCGGCCCGGGAGCGCGGCCATGA
- a CDS encoding MBL fold metallo-hydrolase: MIFRQLFDSVSGTYSYLLASRPGGEALILDPVLEKVDRYCQLLRELDLKLVKAVDTHLHADHVTGLGELRDRTHCMTVMGDQTKADVVAMRVADGDKVTIEGLSLDVMYTPGHTDDSYSYLMGDRVFTGDTLLIRGTGRTDFQNGSSRAQYESIFNRLLKLPDETMVFPAHDYKGDTVSTIGEEKRFNPRLQVRSVDEYIALMANLKLPNPKMMDVAVPANMHVGLHQEELEKEGRALSAVEAIRILGRPDILLVDLRETNERMKHGMLEGALHTPYPSVEESLKPGGMLREVAAATGRRVVFFCAFGERSAMAVAAAKEAGLSNTAHIAGGIDAWKKAGGPVVH; this comes from the coding sequence ATGATCTTCCGCCAGCTCTTCGACAGCGTTTCGGGCACCTACAGCTATCTGCTCGCGAGCCGCCCCGGCGGCGAGGCGCTGATCCTCGATCCCGTGCTGGAGAAGGTCGACCGCTACTGCCAGCTGCTGCGCGAGCTCGACCTCAAGCTGGTCAAGGCGGTCGACACCCATCTGCATGCCGACCACGTCACCGGCCTCGGCGAGCTGCGCGACCGCACCCATTGCATGACCGTGATGGGCGACCAGACCAAGGCCGACGTGGTGGCGATGCGCGTTGCCGACGGCGATAAGGTGACGATCGAGGGCCTGTCGCTCGACGTGATGTACACGCCCGGTCACACCGACGATTCCTATTCCTATCTGATGGGCGACCGCGTCTTCACTGGCGACACGCTGCTGATCCGCGGCACCGGCCGCACCGATTTCCAGAACGGTTCGTCGCGCGCACAATACGAGTCGATCTTCAACCGGCTGCTGAAGCTGCCGGATGAGACGATGGTGTTCCCGGCGCATGACTACAAGGGCGACACGGTCTCCACCATCGGCGAGGAGAAGCGCTTCAACCCGCGGCTCCAGGTGCGTTCGGTCGACGAGTATATCGCGCTGATGGCCAATCTGAAGCTGCCCAATCCGAAGATGATGGACGTGGCGGTACCTGCCAACATGCATGTCGGCCTGCATCAGGAAGAGCTGGAGAAGGAAGGCCGCGCGCTCAGCGCGGTCGAGGCGATCCGCATTCTCGGCCGGCCCGACATCCTGCTGGTCGATTTGCGCGAGACCAACGAGCGGATGAAGCACGGCATGCTCGAAGGCGCGCTGCACACGCCCTATCCGTCGGTCGAGGAGAGCCTGAAGCCCGGCGGCATGCTGCGCGAAGTCGCGGCCGCGACGGGACGCCGCGTCGTGTTCTTCTGCGCCTTCGGCGAACGCTCGGCGATGGCGGTGGCCGCCGCCAAGGAGGCGGGCCTTTCCAACACCGCGCACATCGCCGGCGGCATCGATGCCTGGAAGAAAGCCGGCGGGCCTGTGGTGCACTGA
- the soxY gene encoding thiosulfate oxidation carrier protein SoxY — translation MTMTTGPHPTRRLILQGAAGVALLGLGNLPFGSQPARAAANDKYPEEAFKLKNEADAIKALYGKTAEPSDKVKLDAPEIAENGGVVPISVTTTLDKVTSISLFVAENPNALAASYRIPEGTLPSVANRLKMAKTTNVTAIVEADGKLYSATKEVKVTVGGCGG, via the coding sequence ATGACCATGACCACCGGCCCTCATCCGACGCGGCGCCTGATCCTTCAGGGCGCAGCCGGCGTTGCGCTGCTCGGCCTCGGCAATCTGCCGTTCGGCAGCCAGCCTGCGCGCGCGGCGGCGAACGACAAATATCCCGAAGAGGCGTTCAAGCTGAAGAACGAGGCCGACGCGATCAAGGCGCTCTACGGCAAGACCGCCGAGCCGTCCGACAAGGTCAAGCTTGACGCGCCCGAGATCGCCGAGAATGGCGGCGTGGTGCCGATCTCGGTGACGACGACGCTCGACAAAGTCACCTCGATCTCGTTGTTCGTGGCCGAGAATCCGAACGCGCTCGCAGCAAGCTACAGGATTCCCGAGGGCACGCTGCCGAGCGTTGCCAACCGCCTGAAGATGGCCAAGACCACCAACGTGACCGCGATCGTGGAAGCCGACGGCAAGCTCTACAGCGCGACCAAAGAGGTCAAGGTCACCGTCGGCGGCTGCGGCGGTTAG
- a CDS encoding DUF938 domain-containing protein: MADYVVEFGKDGGRIEPDGRLDAPAFHRNHEPLWAALEKHLAGLTGNVVELGSGTGQHVVHFARHTPGLTWWPSDLNQRHLKSIEAWRVHSGLQNIRSPLRIDLTDPDWCPEMKSGQAPTSFAAVFCANVIHIAPWNVAEGLFAGAGRYLRADGKLFLYGPFKRDGRHTALSNAVFDTSLREGNPDWGVRDIGDVETLARGVGLRLVDTIEMPANNLTLVFAR; the protein is encoded by the coding sequence TTGGCTGACTATGTCGTCGAATTTGGCAAGGATGGCGGACGGATCGAGCCCGATGGGCGGCTCGATGCGCCGGCCTTTCATCGCAATCACGAGCCGCTCTGGGCGGCGCTGGAGAAGCATCTCGCAGGGCTGACGGGCAATGTGGTCGAGCTCGGTAGCGGAACCGGCCAGCATGTGGTCCATTTCGCCCGCCATACGCCGGGCCTGACCTGGTGGCCGAGCGACCTCAACCAGCGGCATCTGAAGAGCATCGAGGCCTGGCGCGTCCATTCGGGCCTGCAAAACATCCGCAGTCCGCTGCGGATCGATCTGACCGATCCCGACTGGTGTCCGGAGATGAAAAGCGGGCAGGCGCCGACAAGTTTTGCGGCCGTGTTCTGCGCCAATGTCATCCACATCGCGCCCTGGAACGTGGCCGAGGGCCTGTTCGCCGGCGCCGGCCGCTATTTGCGTGCCGACGGCAAGCTGTTTCTCTACGGCCCCTTCAAGCGCGACGGCAGGCACACCGCGCTGAGCAATGCCGTGTTCGACACGTCCTTGCGCGAAGGCAATCCCGACTGGGGCGTGCGCGACATCGGCGATGTCGAGACGTTGGCACGAGGTGTGGGCTTGAGGCTCGTCGATACGATCGAGATGCCTGCGAACAATCTGACGCTGGTGTTTGCGCGCTAG
- a CDS encoding MFS transporter: MVDVLAAPQQGKADSALRTLTGISIAHWVSHFHLLVLPMLFPFLKEKLGVGYIELGFSLTVFAVVSGLTQAPTGYLVDHFGARKILLAGLALGGFALILLGLHLSYVALIACAVLLGLANSVYHPADYAILAAHMDEARMGRAFSVHTFAGFLGGAVAPAIVAALVTMSGGAGALIASGTIGVLVAVLLIAMSIPDAGANKKKPGTENAPKQAVITPALMMLTALFMLLSLSVAGINNFGVVALMSGYGASYSAANVMLTAFLGASAAGVLAGGFLADHTGRHGQVAAACFAVNAAIVLLIALVTLPSWALTAAMTLAGFLSGVIAPSRDMLVRNAAPPGAAGRAFGIVSTGFNLGGIVSPLLFGWIMDQSAPHWVFGASVIFMVATVVLSPFTERRPQGKA, from the coding sequence ATGGTCGACGTTCTCGCCGCACCGCAACAAGGCAAGGCGGACAGCGCGCTGCGCACGCTGACCGGGATCTCGATCGCGCATTGGGTCAGCCATTTCCATCTGCTGGTCCTGCCGATGCTGTTTCCGTTCCTGAAGGAAAAGCTCGGCGTCGGCTATATCGAGCTCGGCTTCTCGCTCACCGTGTTCGCGGTGGTATCAGGCCTGACGCAGGCGCCGACCGGGTATCTCGTCGACCATTTTGGCGCGCGCAAGATCCTGCTGGCGGGGCTTGCGCTCGGCGGCTTTGCGCTGATCCTGCTCGGCCTACATCTCAGCTACGTCGCGCTGATCGCCTGCGCCGTGCTGCTCGGGCTCGCCAACAGCGTCTATCACCCCGCCGACTACGCCATCCTCGCCGCGCACATGGACGAGGCGCGGATGGGGCGCGCTTTCTCGGTGCACACATTCGCGGGCTTTCTCGGCGGCGCAGTGGCGCCGGCGATCGTCGCAGCGCTCGTCACGATGTCCGGCGGCGCCGGCGCGCTGATCGCGTCGGGCACGATCGGCGTACTGGTGGCGGTGCTGCTGATCGCCATGAGCATTCCCGATGCCGGCGCGAACAAGAAGAAACCAGGCACGGAGAACGCGCCGAAGCAGGCGGTGATCACGCCGGCGCTGATGATGCTGACCGCGCTGTTCATGCTGCTCAGCCTGTCGGTCGCCGGCATCAACAATTTCGGGGTAGTCGCACTGATGAGCGGCTATGGCGCCTCTTATTCCGCGGCCAACGTCATGCTGACGGCGTTTCTTGGCGCCAGCGCCGCGGGCGTGCTCGCGGGCGGCTTCCTCGCCGACCACACCGGGCGCCACGGCCAGGTCGCCGCGGCCTGCTTTGCCGTGAACGCCGCCATCGTGCTGCTGATCGCGCTGGTCACACTGCCCAGCTGGGCCCTGACCGCCGCGATGACGCTGGCGGGATTCCTCTCCGGCGTGATCGCACCGTCGCGCGACATGCTGGTGCGCAACGCTGCGCCTCCCGGCGCAGCAGGCCGCGCCTTCGGCATCGTTTCCACCGGCTTCAATCTCGGCGGCATCGTCTCACCGCTGCTGTTCGGCTGGATCATGGATCAAAGCGCGCCGCACTGGGTGTTCGGCGCCTCCGTGATCTTCATGGTCGCCACCGTGGTGCTGTCGCCGTTCACGGAGCGGAGGCCGCAAGGCAAGGCGTAG
- a CDS encoding MFS transporter yields MSAQGTPMVASKTTASRQTPKGAWTVTFLLFLFMLVNFADKIVVGLAGVPIMTDLKLTPEQFGLLGSSFFFLFSISAIVVGFVVNKVPTRWVLLTLAVIWAVAQFPMVGTVSFTTLLICRVVLGAGEGPAASVAMHAIYKWFPDEKRTLPTAILSQGSAFGVILAVPALNWVIVNHSWHYAFGALGVLGLVWVAAWLALGREGPLEDTQILAATEAKIPYVQLLTSRTFLGCVAATFGAYWALSLGLTWFTPFIIKGLGFSQSQAGWISILPWVFGATVVILTGWIAQVMMARGYTTRVARGVLGSVPLVVGGLILATMPHVEGAILQLALLVVGSGLCGAIYVVCPPMLGEFTPVSQRGAVLAIYGALYTLSGIIAPNVMGTVIQRAGSMLDGYMTGFTINAAIMVGSGLLGLLLLWPNTEKARLSRGVAAQPAPLKGAVSPT; encoded by the coding sequence ATGAGCGCTCAGGGAACGCCCATGGTGGCGAGCAAGACCACGGCATCCAGACAGACGCCAAAGGGCGCCTGGACGGTCACCTTTCTGCTGTTTCTGTTCATGCTGGTGAACTTCGCCGACAAGATCGTCGTCGGCCTCGCGGGCGTTCCCATCATGACCGACCTGAAGCTCACACCGGAGCAGTTCGGTCTGCTCGGCTCCTCGTTCTTCTTCCTGTTCTCGATCTCGGCCATCGTCGTCGGCTTCGTCGTCAACAAGGTGCCGACGCGCTGGGTGCTGCTGACGCTCGCGGTGATCTGGGCGGTGGCGCAGTTTCCGATGGTCGGCACCGTCTCGTTCACCACGCTCCTGATCTGCCGCGTCGTGCTCGGCGCCGGCGAGGGGCCGGCGGCCTCGGTCGCCATGCACGCCATCTACAAATGGTTCCCCGACGAGAAGCGCACGCTGCCGACCGCGATCCTGTCGCAGGGCTCGGCCTTCGGCGTCATCCTCGCCGTGCCTGCGCTGAACTGGGTCATCGTCAACCACTCCTGGCACTATGCCTTTGGCGCGCTCGGCGTCCTCGGCCTGGTCTGGGTCGCGGCCTGGCTCGCGCTCGGCCGCGAAGGCCCGCTGGAGGACACGCAGATTCTCGCGGCCACCGAGGCGAAAATTCCCTACGTCCAGCTGCTCACCTCGCGCACCTTCCTCGGCTGCGTCGCGGCGACCTTCGGCGCTTACTGGGCGCTGTCGCTCGGGCTGACCTGGTTCACGCCGTTCATCATCAAGGGGCTCGGCTTCTCGCAGAGCCAGGCGGGCTGGATCTCGATCCTGCCCTGGGTGTTCGGCGCGACCGTGGTGATCCTCACCGGCTGGATCGCGCAGGTGATGATGGCGCGCGGCTACACCACCCGCGTCGCTCGCGGCGTGCTCGGCTCGGTGCCGCTGGTGGTCGGCGGTCTGATCCTGGCGACGATGCCGCATGTCGAGGGCGCGATCCTCCAGCTTGCGCTGCTCGTGGTCGGCTCGGGCCTGTGCGGCGCGATCTATGTGGTTTGCCCGCCGATGCTGGGTGAGTTCACTCCGGTCTCGCAGCGTGGCGCAGTGCTTGCGATCTACGGTGCGCTCTACACGCTCTCGGGCATCATCGCGCCGAACGTGATGGGCACCGTGATCCAGCGCGCCGGCAGCATGCTCGACGGCTACATGACCGGCTTCACCATCAACGCCGCGATCATGGTCGGCTCCGGCCTGCTCGGCCTGCTCCTGCTCTGGCCGAACACGGAAAAGGCCAGGCTGAGCCGTGGTGTTGCTGCGCAGCCTGCCCCGCTGAAGGGTGCGGTGTCACCGACGTAA
- the soxX gene encoding sulfur oxidation c-type cytochrome SoxX encodes MTARPRTPVLFLLLAIGAGLAGPARAQSAVAEGQKLAFDRGKGNCLTCHVIKGGDLPGTIGPELKDLKSKYPDRNELVAIIFDETRRNPQTMMPPFGRNRILTEQEISAIVDFLQTL; translated from the coding sequence TTGACCGCTCGTCCCCGGACGCCCGTCCTGTTCCTCCTGCTCGCCATTGGCGCCGGCCTCGCCGGCCCTGCGCGGGCGCAGTCCGCTGTCGCCGAGGGCCAGAAGCTGGCTTTCGACCGCGGCAAGGGCAATTGCCTGACCTGCCATGTCATCAAGGGCGGCGATCTGCCGGGAACGATCGGCCCGGAGCTGAAAGACCTCAAGTCGAAATACCCCGATCGCAACGAGCTGGTTGCGATCATCTTCGACGAGACCAGGCGCAACCCGCAGACCATGATGCCGCCGTTCGGCCGGAACCGGATTTTGACCGAACAGGAGATCAGCGCGATCGTTGATTTCCTGCAAACGCTCTAA
- the soxZ gene encoding thiosulfate oxidation carrier complex protein SoxZ, with the protein MASSIRVRATASGDITEVQALIQHPMDTGLVKDSKGEVIPAHYIQKLKFECNGKDVFVANWGTAVSKDPYVKFSFKGAKKGDELKISWTDNKGASDTTTAKIA; encoded by the coding sequence ATGGCATCCAGCATTCGCGTACGCGCCACGGCGAGCGGCGACATCACCGAGGTGCAGGCGCTGATCCAGCACCCGATGGATACCGGCCTCGTCAAGGATTCCAAGGGCGAGGTGATTCCCGCGCATTACATCCAGAAGCTGAAGTTCGAATGTAACGGCAAGGATGTCTTCGTCGCCAATTGGGGCACCGCGGTCTCCAAGGACCCCTATGTGAAATTCAGCTTCAAGGGCGCCAAGAAGGGCGACGAGCTCAAGATTTCCTGGACCGACAACAAGGGTGCGTCGGACACGACCACCGCAAAGATCGCATGA
- a CDS encoding IS30 family transposase, producing MNRCSRRSDQGVQAIQRLSGRRRQVLRENRKPFWTAIASGRSSEDAAVDAGVSPAVGVRWFREAGGMPPTHLSQSSRPLSGRYLSFAEREEIAILHAQGHGVRAIARRLDRPPSTISRELRRNVARRHGAPEYRATTAQWHADRSARRPKSAKLAINPALRDYVQDRLAGMIAKPNGEPLVGPKVVWKGRRAVHRQNRRWARAWSPEQISRRLRLDFPEDETMRISHEAIYQALYVQGRGALRRELTACLRTGRALRMPRARARKGRSFIPSEIMISERPAEAADRAVPGHWEGDLILGLGSSAIGTLVERTTRFTMLLHLPRLAGHGEAPRAKNGPALAGHGAEAVRDAIARTIITLPEELRRSLTWDQGAEMAQHDRLKIDAGIQVYFCDPHSPWQRGTNENTNGLLRQYFPKGTDLSLHSVDEISAVAAALNARPRKTLGWKTPAEALDALLP from the coding sequence ATGAACAGATGCAGTCGGCGTTCTGATCAGGGTGTGCAGGCAATCCAGCGATTGTCAGGTCGGCGTCGGCAGGTTCTTCGAGAGAATCGTAAGCCGTTCTGGACTGCGATTGCTTCGGGGCGCTCGAGCGAGGATGCTGCGGTTGACGCCGGGGTATCGCCGGCGGTCGGAGTACGCTGGTTCCGGGAGGCGGGCGGCATGCCGCCAACACATTTGTCGCAGTCGTCAAGACCTCTATCAGGGCGCTACCTCTCGTTCGCCGAGCGTGAGGAGATCGCCATCTTGCACGCGCAGGGGCATGGGGTGCGAGCGATCGCTCGTCGGCTCGATCGGCCTCCATCCACGATCTCTCGTGAACTTCGGCGGAACGTGGCGCGCCGCCACGGTGCTCCAGAGTACCGAGCGACCACGGCACAATGGCACGCTGATCGGTCCGCCCGGAGACCCAAGTCGGCGAAGTTGGCAATCAATCCGGCTCTGCGGGACTATGTGCAAGACAGGCTTGCCGGTATGATCGCCAAGCCGAATGGAGAGCCCCTCGTTGGCCCGAAGGTCGTGTGGAAGGGGCGCCGGGCCGTGCATCGGCAGAACCGGCGCTGGGCGAGGGCATGGAGCCCGGAACAGATTTCTCGGCGACTTCGGCTCGACTTTCCCGAGGATGAGACGATGCGCATCAGTCACGAGGCGATCTATCAGGCACTTTACGTGCAGGGTCGAGGAGCTTTGCGCCGCGAACTGACGGCCTGCTTGCGCACCGGGCGGGCGCTGCGGATGCCAAGGGCGCGCGCCCGTAAAGGCAGGAGCTTCATTCCTTCCGAGATCATGATCAGTGAGCGCCCTGCCGAAGCGGCCGATCGAGCCGTGCCGGGACATTGGGAGGGGGACCTTATCCTCGGGCTTGGCAGCTCGGCGATCGGCACGCTGGTCGAGCGGACCACGCGCTTCACGATGTTGTTGCACCTTCCCCGGTTGGCGGGACATGGCGAAGCTCCGCGCGCGAAGAACGGGCCTGCGCTCGCAGGGCACGGGGCCGAAGCCGTGCGCGACGCAATCGCACGCACCATCATCACTTTGCCCGAAGAACTGCGTCGTTCGCTGACCTGGGATCAGGGGGCCGAAATGGCTCAGCATGATCGTCTCAAGATCGATGCGGGTATCCAAGTCTACTTCTGCGATCCGCATAGCCCTTGGCAGCGCGGCACCAACGAAAACACCAATGGGCTATTGCGGCAATACTTCCCGAAAGGCACAGACCTGAGCCTCCATAGTGTCGACGAGATCTCCGCCGTGGCAGCGGCCCTTAATGCCCGACCGAGAAAAACACTGGGCTGGAAAACGCCAGCAGAGGCGCTTGACGCGTTGCTCCCATGA
- the soxB gene encoding thiosulfohydrolase SoxB has protein sequence MAIRRRDFLKRTAAVATSLSLPRLARGAETASVYDLERFGNARILHTTDTHAQLNPVYVREPSVNIGIGEMAGRPPHLVGRAFLDRFGIRPDSADAYAFSCVEFEKSAGRFGKLGGFAHLKTLIDRLRSDAGDKHSMLVDGGDLWQGTGLANVMQGRDMVEVANLLGIEAMTGHWEFTYGEQALRDNLARFKGEFLAQNVFLTEEAAFNDAAAFDKASGRVFKPSVIKELGSRRVAIIGQAFPYVPIAHPKRFTPDWTFGIREEELQKHVDGLRGADKVDAVILLSHNGMDVDLKLASRVNGIDVILGGHTHDAVPQPIPVKNAGGTTLVTNAGSNGKFLGVLDLALEKGKVGEVRYHLLPVYSELLKPDPAMAELIGKLRAPHVTDWVDKIATPDRLLYRRDNFAGPIDELICTALRTELDAEIALSPGFRWGVTALSGQALTMEDVLAETAITYPETYVQEMTGAEIKDVLEDICDNLFNADPYYQQGGDMVRAGGLSYTCTPTAAIGSRISELKLNNGKLLSANHRYKVAGWASVNSQQGAPVWDIVAKYLRSGRMMPERLGTGVTLKGVEGNPGIAGQG, from the coding sequence ATGGCCATCCGCCGCCGCGATTTCCTGAAGAGGACAGCCGCTGTCGCCACCTCGCTCAGCCTGCCCCGGCTCGCGCGCGGCGCCGAGACCGCGAGCGTCTACGACCTCGAGCGGTTCGGCAATGCGCGGATTCTGCACACCACCGACACGCATGCGCAGCTCAACCCGGTCTATGTCCGCGAGCCCAGCGTCAATATCGGCATCGGCGAGATGGCGGGGCGGCCGCCGCATCTGGTTGGGCGCGCCTTTCTCGATCGGTTCGGCATTCGGCCCGACAGCGCCGATGCCTACGCCTTCAGCTGCGTCGAGTTCGAGAAGTCCGCGGGCCGCTTCGGCAAGCTCGGCGGTTTCGCCCATCTCAAGACGCTGATCGACCGCCTGCGCAGCGATGCCGGCGACAAGCATTCCATGCTCGTCGACGGCGGCGACCTCTGGCAGGGCACCGGGCTCGCCAACGTCATGCAGGGCCGCGACATGGTCGAGGTTGCCAATCTGCTCGGCATCGAGGCGATGACCGGGCATTGGGAATTCACCTATGGCGAGCAGGCGCTGCGCGACAATCTCGCGCGCTTCAAGGGCGAGTTCCTGGCGCAGAACGTTTTTCTGACCGAGGAAGCCGCGTTCAACGATGCCGCCGCCTTCGACAAGGCGAGCGGACGCGTGTTCAAGCCGTCCGTGATCAAGGAGCTCGGCAGCCGCCGCGTCGCAATCATCGGCCAGGCCTTTCCTTACGTGCCGATCGCGCATCCCAAGCGGTTCACGCCGGACTGGACCTTTGGCATCCGCGAGGAAGAGCTGCAGAAGCACGTTGATGGCCTCCGCGGCGCCGACAAGGTCGATGCGGTCATCCTGCTGTCGCACAACGGCATGGATGTCGACCTCAAGCTCGCAAGCCGCGTCAACGGCATCGACGTCATCCTCGGCGGCCATACCCATGACGCCGTGCCGCAGCCGATCCCGGTCAAGAACGCCGGCGGCACCACACTCGTCACCAATGCCGGCTCCAACGGGAAATTCCTGGGCGTGCTCGATCTCGCGCTCGAGAAGGGCAAGGTCGGCGAGGTCAGATATCACCTGCTGCCGGTTTATTCCGAGCTGCTGAAGCCCGATCCCGCCATGGCCGAACTGATCGGAAAGCTGCGCGCACCGCATGTGACCGACTGGGTGGACAAGATCGCAACGCCCGACCGCCTGCTCTATCGCCGCGACAATTTCGCAGGTCCCATCGACGAGCTGATCTGCACCGCGCTGCGCACCGAGCTCGACGCCGAGATCGCGCTGTCGCCGGGCTTCCGCTGGGGCGTCACCGCGCTGTCGGGCCAGGCGCTGACCATGGAGGATGTGCTCGCGGAGACCGCGATCACCTATCCTGAGACCTATGTGCAGGAGATGACCGGCGCAGAGATCAAGGACGTGCTGGAAGACATCTGCGACAACCTCTTCAACGCCGATCCCTATTACCAGCAGGGCGGTGACATGGTGCGCGCCGGCGGGCTCAGCTACACCTGCACGCCGACAGCTGCGATCGGCAGCCGAATCTCCGAGCTGAAGCTCAACAACGGCAAGCTGCTGAGCGCCAACCACCGCTACAAGGTCGCCGGGTGGGCTTCCGTCAACAGCCAGCAGGGCGCGCCGGTGTGGGACATCGTCGCCAAATATCTGCGCTCGGGCCGGATGATGCCTGAGCGGCTCGGCACCGGCGTCACGCTGAAGGGCGTCGAGGGCAATCCGGGCATTGCAGGACAGGGATGA